From Paenibacillus sp. V4I7, one genomic window encodes:
- the pgeF gene encoding peptidoglycan editing factor PgeF — MEPFVKQGKEDGPVLFTIANWMEQYSELTVGFTSRHGGVSQGSYSTLNCGLHVNDVPEHVVRNRELIAEAVGQPFEAFTYAEQVHSNEVTVVSLQEKGMGRASRETAIQAKDGFITNEKGIVLCAQFADCVPLFFYDPVKRVAGLAHAGWKGTVLNISMATISLMTHTFGSQATDIRAAIGPSIRACCYEVDETVANRVNHVLTDIEASSEEHQAVMVDKGNGKYMLNLQELNRKLLLQAGILSSHIEVSQLCTSCSTDLFFSHRKEGGSTGRMIAWMGLL; from the coding sequence GTGGAACCATTTGTGAAACAAGGGAAAGAAGATGGGCCAGTCCTATTTACGATAGCAAACTGGATGGAGCAATATAGTGAATTGACTGTTGGTTTTACGTCCCGCCATGGAGGAGTGAGTCAGGGATCCTATTCAACGCTTAATTGCGGACTGCATGTGAATGATGTACCAGAGCATGTGGTGAGGAATCGTGAGTTGATCGCTGAGGCCGTAGGACAGCCGTTTGAAGCATTCACATATGCAGAACAGGTACATAGTAACGAAGTCACTGTAGTAAGTCTACAGGAAAAGGGAATGGGCAGAGCATCAAGGGAAACGGCTATTCAAGCGAAAGACGGATTCATTACTAATGAGAAAGGGATCGTTCTATGTGCGCAATTTGCAGATTGTGTACCGTTATTTTTCTACGATCCTGTTAAGCGTGTTGCCGGGCTTGCTCATGCAGGTTGGAAAGGCACAGTGTTAAACATTTCCATGGCTACTATATCCTTAATGACACATACTTTTGGTAGTCAGGCCACAGACATTCGCGCGGCAATAGGTCCATCCATAAGAGCCTGCTGCTATGAGGTTGATGAGACTGTAGCTAATCGTGTGAACCATGTACTTACCGATATCGAAGCATCATCAGAAGAGCATCAAGCTGTTATGGTCGACAAAGGAAATGGCAAGTATATGCTGAATTTGCAAGAATTGAACCGAAAATTGTTACTTCAAGCAGGAATTTTGTCGTCCCATATCGAAGTATCACAGTTATGTACGAGTTGTAGCACTGATCTCTTTTTTTCACATCGAAAAGAAGGCGGTTCTACAGGTAGAATGATTGCTTGGATGGGTCTTCTTTGA
- a CDS encoding YlmC/YmxH family sporulation protein has protein sequence MKISDFQTKDVINIVDGKKLGQISDLELDLRQGRIESIVVPNQSRFFGLFGTGTDVIIPWKHIVKIGADVVLVKLEDVRPYRQADDNEGVYEFNQQFRN, from the coding sequence ATGAAAATATCTGATTTCCAGACGAAAGATGTAATCAATATTGTCGATGGTAAAAAGCTCGGGCAAATCAGTGATTTGGAGCTTGATCTGCGTCAGGGCCGTATCGAATCGATTGTTGTACCTAATCAAAGCCGATTTTTCGGGTTGTTCGGTACAGGGACAGATGTCATTATACCTTGGAAGCATATTGTGAAAATTGGTGCCGATGTCGTTCTTGTGAAATTAGAAGATGTCCGGCCTTATCGTCAAGCGGATGATAACGAAGGTGTTTATGAGTTCAATCAGCAATTCCGTAATTGA
- the spoIIGA gene encoding sigma-E processing peptidase SpoIIGA has product MVVYADLIFLLNFLIDAAMLLVTAKTRKISFKWWRIVGSSVLGASYVVIMFLPVPLFLFTFSVKCMFCIGMIMTAFGFGSLQNLLRNIGTFLLVNFAVAGGMFGIHYVLASSSDVMKGIVFTQTGVAMFQLQVGGILFVLVLLLPLLWWFRTVFQSSKQREVLTSYLAEVTIHVGDYTASCKGLIDTGNQLYDPLTRTPVMVMEVSEWGDVLPVEWLQRIRSADVDQIISGLGVEEFVWQDRLRLVPYRGVNRNTQFMLAIKPDKVVITHNHLHIEASKVLIGLDGGKLCSDGTYQAIIHPALISAG; this is encoded by the coding sequence GTGGTCGTCTATGCGGATCTCATTTTCCTGCTGAACTTTCTGATAGATGCGGCCATGCTTCTCGTAACGGCTAAAACGCGGAAAATATCGTTCAAGTGGTGGAGAATCGTAGGTTCGTCGGTTTTGGGAGCTTCCTATGTGGTCATTATGTTCTTGCCAGTGCCGTTGTTTCTTTTTACATTTTCTGTGAAATGTATGTTCTGTATCGGTATGATTATGACTGCTTTTGGGTTTGGCTCCTTACAAAATTTATTAAGAAACATCGGAACGTTCCTTTTAGTGAATTTTGCTGTAGCCGGTGGTATGTTCGGCATTCATTATGTACTGGCATCCTCATCCGATGTGATGAAGGGGATTGTGTTTACGCAAACCGGTGTGGCCATGTTTCAGCTGCAGGTTGGAGGTATCCTGTTTGTGCTTGTGTTGCTGCTACCTTTATTGTGGTGGTTCAGAACCGTATTTCAGAGCTCGAAACAGCGTGAGGTGTTGACATCTTATTTGGCGGAAGTAACGATTCACGTGGGTGATTATACAGCCTCTTGCAAAGGTTTAATTGATACGGGAAATCAATTGTATGACCCGTTAACACGAACCCCTGTAATGGTCATGGAAGTGTCTGAGTGGGGGGATGTATTACCTGTAGAATGGCTCCAAAGGATTCGATCGGCAGATGTTGATCAGATCATAAGTGGTTTGGGTGTGGAGGAATTTGTTTGGCAGGACCGCTTACGTCTCGTGCCATACCGTGGCGTTAATCGGAATACCCAATTCATGCTGGCCATTAAACCGGATAAGGTGGTGATCACCCATAATCATTTGCATATTGAAGCGTCTAAGGTGCTTATCGGACTCGACGGAGGAAAGCTTTGCAGTGACGGCACTTATCAAGCGATTATCCATCCAGCTTTAATTTCAGCAGGATAG
- the ftsZ gene encoding cell division protein FtsZ, with protein MFEFDMDLDQLAQIKVIGVGGGGSNAVNRMIENGVKGVEFITVNTDAQALHLAKSVHKLQIGDKLTRGLGAGANPEVGKKAAEESRETILNTLRGADMVFVTAGMGGGTGTGAAPVIAEIAKEVGALTVGVVTRPFTFEGRKRSLQAEQGIAALKEKVDTLIIIPNDRLLEIVDKKTPMLEAFREADNVLRQGVQGISDLIAVPGLINLDFADVKTIMTERGSALMGIGVATGENRAAEAAKKAISSPLLETSIEGARGVLMNITGGVNLSLYEVNEAADIVASASDIEVNMIFGAVIDDKLKDEILVTVIATGFEHKAAPVHQPIKRPGTGQPETPAPDNRLNNLKPFGSQPSNDQLDIPTFLRNRGRNTDK; from the coding sequence ATGTTTGAATTTGATATGGATTTAGACCAATTGGCTCAAATAAAAGTCATCGGTGTTGGTGGCGGCGGAAGTAATGCAGTAAACCGAATGATCGAGAATGGTGTTAAAGGCGTTGAGTTTATCACCGTTAATACAGATGCTCAAGCTTTACACTTAGCTAAGTCTGTACATAAGTTACAAATCGGGGATAAACTGACACGCGGTCTTGGTGCAGGTGCAAACCCTGAAGTAGGTAAGAAAGCGGCAGAAGAGTCAAGGGAGACAATTCTGAATACGCTTCGCGGCGCAGACATGGTATTCGTTACAGCAGGCATGGGTGGCGGTACGGGTACTGGTGCTGCACCGGTTATTGCTGAGATCGCCAAAGAAGTAGGCGCTTTAACGGTAGGTGTAGTTACTCGTCCGTTCACGTTCGAAGGACGCAAACGCTCTTTGCAAGCTGAGCAAGGTATTGCAGCATTGAAAGAGAAGGTAGATACGCTTATTATTATCCCGAATGATCGTCTTTTAGAGATTGTAGATAAGAAGACTCCTATGCTTGAAGCCTTCCGCGAAGCAGATAACGTACTTCGTCAAGGTGTACAAGGGATTTCAGACTTAATCGCAGTACCTGGACTAATCAATCTAGATTTTGCGGATGTCAAAACGATTATGACAGAACGCGGCTCGGCCCTCATGGGTATCGGTGTGGCAACGGGTGAGAATCGTGCAGCTGAAGCAGCTAAAAAAGCGATCTCCAGCCCTTTGTTGGAAACTTCCATTGAAGGAGCTCGCGGGGTTCTGATGAACATTACGGGTGGCGTGAATCTTAGCTTGTACGAAGTCAATGAAGCAGCTGATATCGTTGCATCTGCATCTGATATCGAAGTGAACATGATTTTCGGAGCTGTTATTGATGATAAACTCAAGGATGAAATTCTCGTTACTGTTATTGCAACTGGTTTCGAGCATAAGGCAGCACCTGTTCATCAACCCATCAAACGTCCTGGCACAGGTCAACCAGAAACTCCTGCTCCAGACAATCGGTTGAACAATTTGAAACCCTTTGGTTCACAACCTTCAAACGATCAATTAGATATTCCGACGTTTCTGCGTAATCGCGGACGGAATACCGACAAATAA
- the ftsA gene encoding cell division protein FtsA, translated as MSNNDIIVSLDIGTSKVRAIIGEVVNGTINIIGVGSAESEGIRKGAIVDIDQTVNSIRSAVDHAERMVGVQISEVYVGISGNHIALQSSHGVVAVSNEDREIGEEDIDRVIQAARVIALPPEREIIGVVPKQYLVDGQEGINDPRGMIGVRLEVEATIITGAKTGIHNLIRVVEKSELKVAGLILMSLASGQLALSKDEKAVGTVLVDVGAGAATIAVFEQGNLVATSTIQIGGEYISNDIAIGLRTQLEIAEKIKLKYGCASVDDSAPDQVFKVTRMGSNVEKEFSQVDLANIIEPRVEEIFQMIRAEVHRLGYGDLAGGYVLTGGTVCMPGILAVAQDELATSVRIAVPDFIGVRDPSYTSGVGIIQFVSKYMKNRNSGLSKKVVTKSTAKKSSDSNKPGFLERVKNFFSEFI; from the coding sequence TTGAGCAACAATGACATCATTGTTAGTTTAGACATCGGTACATCCAAGGTTCGAGCTATTATTGGGGAAGTCGTAAACGGAACCATTAATATAATAGGAGTGGGATCTGCCGAGTCAGAGGGTATTCGTAAAGGCGCAATCGTTGATATTGATCAAACTGTGAATTCAATTCGCAGCGCCGTTGATCATGCTGAACGAATGGTCGGCGTACAAATTTCCGAGGTTTACGTAGGAATTTCAGGTAATCATATTGCTCTTCAATCTAGTCATGGTGTTGTCGCTGTTTCTAATGAAGACCGAGAAATCGGAGAAGAGGATATCGATCGTGTTATTCAGGCGGCCAGAGTCATCGCATTACCTCCCGAACGTGAAATTATTGGAGTTGTACCTAAGCAATATTTAGTAGATGGACAAGAAGGCATTAATGATCCTCGTGGCATGATTGGTGTTCGCTTAGAAGTGGAAGCGACAATTATCACTGGAGCGAAGACAGGGATACATAATTTAATCCGTGTTGTGGAAAAATCCGAACTGAAGGTTGCAGGCCTCATCTTGATGTCGCTAGCATCTGGACAATTAGCCTTATCTAAGGATGAGAAAGCTGTTGGAACGGTTCTGGTTGATGTAGGAGCAGGGGCAGCAACGATTGCAGTATTTGAACAAGGTAATCTTGTGGCTACGTCGACGATTCAAATCGGTGGCGAGTACATCAGTAATGATATCGCAATTGGACTCCGGACTCAGCTCGAAATCGCAGAGAAAATAAAGCTGAAATACGGTTGTGCTTCTGTAGATGATTCAGCGCCCGATCAAGTATTTAAGGTAACGAGAATGGGAAGCAATGTGGAAAAAGAGTTTTCGCAAGTAGACCTCGCGAATATCATTGAACCCCGCGTTGAAGAAATTTTCCAAATGATTCGTGCGGAAGTTCATCGTTTGGGATATGGTGATTTAGCTGGTGGTTATGTGCTTACAGGCGGAACCGTTTGTATGCCAGGCATACTTGCGGTCGCACAAGATGAACTTGCAACATCTGTACGCATCGCTGTTCCGGATTTCATTGGAGTGCGTGATCCTTCCTACACTAGTGGCGTTGGTATCATTCAATTCGTATCCAAGTACATGAAAAATCGGAATTCGGGGCTCTCGAAGAAAGTAGTAACGAAGTCAACAGCAAAAAAATCCTCCGATAGTAATAAACCAGGTTTTCTTGAACGGGTAAAAAATTTTTTCAGTGAATTTATATAG
- the murA gene encoding UDP-N-acetylglucosamine 1-carboxyvinyltransferase, translated as MEKLVIEGGRPLTGAIQIHGAKNAALPILAACILASGTHTLHNVPNLLDIDTMLRILRALGCRAEQQGDMVSITTSTANSSHIPEELMGQMRSSIFLMGPLLARFGSVTVYQPGGCAIGERKIDLHLKGLQALGANIEEFANKIVCTADSLQGSEIVLDFPSVGATENIMMAAVKAEGITTIYNAAREPEIQDLQNFLNTMGADIIGAGTDTITIRGVESLSPCSYRIIPDRIVAGTFLVAAAATKGNITLERVNPAHLTSVIHVLKRAGVQIITDGDIIHVSCPTRPKAVERIVTSPHPSFPTDLQSQVMVLLSLADGLSVMKETIFEGRFKHVDELSRMGADIRVDMSSAFIRGVPRLYGATVEATDLRAGAALVIAGLAAHGTTIVEQIHHIDRGYDRIEHMLSMLGASVHRQSPVPSE; from the coding sequence TTGGAGAAGCTCGTTATCGAAGGTGGAAGACCTCTTACGGGAGCCATCCAGATACACGGCGCGAAAAACGCCGCATTACCAATTTTAGCAGCCTGCATCCTGGCTAGCGGCACTCATACTCTGCATAATGTTCCTAATTTGCTCGATATCGACACCATGCTGCGCATTCTTCGCGCGCTAGGCTGTCGTGCTGAGCAGCAAGGGGATATGGTATCTATCACAACATCCACAGCTAATTCCTCTCATATCCCAGAAGAATTGATGGGGCAGATGCGTTCCTCCATCTTTCTAATGGGTCCGCTACTCGCTAGATTCGGCAGTGTTACGGTATATCAACCAGGTGGCTGCGCGATCGGTGAACGTAAAATCGATTTGCACCTTAAAGGTTTGCAGGCTCTCGGAGCCAACATTGAAGAATTTGCCAACAAAATTGTTTGCACCGCAGATTCATTGCAAGGCAGCGAGATTGTTCTAGACTTCCCAAGCGTTGGTGCTACAGAAAATATTATGATGGCTGCTGTTAAGGCAGAGGGCATCACAACGATTTACAATGCTGCCCGTGAACCAGAGATTCAGGATTTGCAAAACTTCCTGAACACAATGGGCGCCGATATCATTGGCGCAGGAACGGACACCATAACGATTCGCGGAGTGGAGTCATTGTCTCCTTGTTCATATCGCATCATACCCGACCGCATTGTAGCAGGAACATTCCTTGTTGCGGCAGCTGCGACCAAAGGAAACATTACACTCGAAAGGGTGAACCCTGCTCATTTAACTTCGGTTATTCATGTCCTCAAGCGCGCAGGTGTTCAAATCATCACGGACGGTGATATAATACATGTAAGCTGTCCGACAAGACCGAAGGCGGTCGAGCGAATTGTTACTTCACCGCATCCGTCCTTTCCTACGGATCTTCAATCGCAAGTCATGGTGCTGTTATCTCTAGCAGATGGACTAAGCGTAATGAAAGAAACGATATTTGAAGGTAGATTTAAACACGTTGATGAACTTTCCCGTATGGGAGCGGACATCCGTGTCGATATGAGCTCAGCCTTTATACGTGGGGTTCCGAGGTTATATGGAGCTACAGTTGAAGCGACTGATTTGCGAGCCGGTGCAGCACTTGTCATTGCCGGTCTGGCTGCGCATGGCACAACGATCGTTGAGCAAATTCATCATATTGATAGAGGCTATGATAGAATTGAACATATGCTTTCCATGCTGGGAGCCTCCGTGCATCGCCAATCACCCGTCCCAAGCGAGTAG
- a CDS encoding cell division protein FtsQ/DivIB → MSEDRKVPTLPVPKPRARTNRKLLIFLFVFFITVLIILFFQSSLSRISAIEVQGNELMASEAIGQASQIAVGDRFFAVSSQAIQQRIAKMPMIKTALVKKQFPGIIRITVEEFPKVAFQIGADGKKQAVLADGAVVELSSGSIPLDMPILTGWTDGDPNKAALCKVLGEIPESALSDISEIKPDPSEPYPDKIKLYTRSQFEVYTTIAYLPEKIDNLPAYIASLQEDHITSGVIKMLEVEYHAPFEPNEESQNESNNETGQKAGSNSPSSTPDLNKDGGKTSPKATPKATPKSPPKETVRPS, encoded by the coding sequence TTGTCTGAAGACCGCAAAGTACCCACTCTGCCTGTCCCTAAGCCGCGTGCGCGTACGAATCGGAAGCTGCTCATTTTCTTGTTCGTTTTTTTCATCACAGTTCTTATCATTTTATTTTTTCAATCCTCCCTCAGCCGAATTAGTGCCATTGAAGTTCAAGGGAATGAGCTTATGGCATCAGAAGCAATCGGACAAGCTAGTCAAATTGCCGTAGGTGATCGTTTCTTTGCCGTTAGCTCACAGGCTATCCAGCAGCGCATTGCTAAGATGCCCATGATCAAAACGGCACTCGTGAAGAAGCAATTTCCAGGCATTATCCGTATTACTGTAGAAGAATTTCCTAAAGTGGCGTTTCAAATTGGAGCAGATGGTAAGAAGCAGGCTGTGCTCGCTGATGGCGCTGTCGTAGAGCTTTCTTCAGGAAGCATTCCTTTGGACATGCCTATTTTGACAGGGTGGACAGACGGCGATCCGAATAAGGCTGCACTTTGCAAAGTGCTTGGTGAAATCCCGGAGAGCGCGCTTTCTGACATTTCCGAAATTAAACCGGACCCGTCGGAACCATACCCTGACAAGATCAAACTGTATACAAGATCCCAATTCGAAGTGTATACAACCATTGCCTATTTACCCGAGAAAATTGACAATTTGCCTGCCTATATAGCAAGCTTACAAGAAGATCATATTACGAGTGGTGTTATCAAAATGCTAGAAGTAGAGTATCACGCTCCATTCGAACCGAATGAAGAGTCCCAGAATGAATCGAACAATGAAACCGGTCAGAAGGCTGGGAGTAATTCCCCGAGTTCTACACCTGATTTGAACAAAGATGGGGGTAAGACAAGCCCGAAGGCGACTCCAAAAGCAACGCCCAAATCGCCACCAAAGGAAACAGTGCGTCCTTCCTGA
- the sigE gene encoding RNA polymerase sporulation sigma factor SigE — translation MFLKWKMLFQLAYFRILMLLGLKGEEIYYIGGSEALPPPLTREEEEYLLEKLPSGDAAVRAMLIERNLRLVVYIARKFENTGINIEDLVSIGAIGLIKAVNTFDPEKKIKLATYASRCIENEILMYLRRNSKIRTEVSFDEPLNIDWDGNELLLSDVLGTENDTIYRNIEEQVDRKLLHKALDKLTERERIIMELRFGLQDGEEKTQKDVADLLGISQSYISRLEKRIIKRLRKEFNKMV, via the coding sequence ATGTTCTTGAAGTGGAAAATGCTTTTTCAACTAGCGTATTTTCGTATTTTAATGCTATTAGGTCTCAAAGGCGAAGAAATCTATTACATTGGTGGCAGTGAAGCGTTGCCGCCTCCACTGACGAGAGAAGAAGAAGAGTACTTATTGGAAAAGTTACCGTCCGGGGATGCCGCAGTGCGAGCTATGCTGATTGAGCGCAACCTGAGATTGGTTGTTTATATAGCTAGAAAGTTCGAAAATACTGGCATCAATATCGAGGATTTGGTTTCTATCGGTGCCATCGGCCTAATTAAAGCGGTGAACACATTTGACCCGGAGAAAAAGATCAAGCTAGCTACTTATGCTTCACGCTGTATTGAAAATGAAATTCTCATGTACTTAAGACGAAACAGTAAAATACGTACGGAAGTTTCATTTGATGAACCGCTTAACATTGATTGGGACGGAAATGAACTTCTGCTATCTGATGTTTTAGGGACCGAAAATGATACCATTTACAGAAATATTGAAGAACAGGTAGATCGAAAGCTGCTGCATAAAGCACTTGATAAGTTAACAGAACGGGAACGCATCATCATGGAGCTTCGTTTTGGCCTACAAGACGGGGAGGAAAAAACGCAAAAGGACGTCGCTGATTTACTGGGCATTTCACAATCGTATATCTCCAGATTAGAAAAGCGCATTATTAAAAGGCTTCGTAAGGAATTTAATAAGATGGTCTGA
- the sigG gene encoding RNA polymerase sporulation sigma factor SigG, which yields MTRNKVEICGVDTAKLPVLTNAEMRELFSDLQTKQERSAREKLVNGNLRLVLSVIQRFNNRGEYVDDLFQVGCIGLMKAIDNFDLSQNVKFSTYAVPMIIGEIRRYLRDNNPIRVSRSLRDIAYKALQVRDSLTNQNSREPTIYEISEALNVPKEDVVFALDAIQDPVSLFEPIYHDGGDPIYVMDQISDERNKDMSWIEGIALREAMRKLNAREKMILSMRFFEGKTQMEVADEIGISQAQVSRLEKSAICQMQKHVKS from the coding sequence GTGACCCGAAATAAAGTTGAGATATGTGGTGTTGATACCGCCAAACTGCCTGTTCTGACCAATGCTGAAATGCGTGAATTGTTCTCTGATTTGCAGACGAAACAAGAACGATCTGCAAGAGAGAAATTGGTCAATGGGAACCTAAGGTTGGTTCTAAGTGTGATCCAGCGGTTCAACAATCGCGGAGAGTATGTGGACGATCTCTTCCAAGTTGGCTGTATTGGTTTGATGAAAGCCATTGATAACTTTGATTTAAGTCAAAACGTCAAGTTCTCAACCTATGCTGTACCGATGATTATAGGTGAGATTCGCCGCTACTTACGAGATAATAACCCGATTCGCGTTTCTCGTTCCTTAAGAGATATTGCTTACAAAGCTTTGCAAGTCAGAGACAGCTTGACGAATCAGAATTCACGCGAGCCTACGATCTACGAAATCTCCGAGGCCCTTAATGTGCCTAAGGAGGATGTCGTATTCGCGCTTGATGCCATTCAAGACCCGGTATCGTTATTCGAACCGATTTATCATGATGGCGGAGATCCCATCTATGTCATGGACCAGATCAGTGATGAGCGCAATAAGGACATGTCTTGGATTGAAGGAATTGCTCTTCGCGAAGCTATGCGTAAACTAAATGCTAGGGAGAAGATGATTCTCTCCATGCGCTTTTTTGAAGGGAAAACGCAGATGGAGGTTGCCGATGAGATTGGCATTTCCCAAGCGCAGGTTTCTAGGCTTGAGAAATCGGCCATCTGTCAGATGCAGAAACATGTGAAATCGTAA